The Thermodesulfovibrio sp. 3462-1 genome contains the following window.
ACAAAATAATTGCTGCAGATATCTGTGGAGAACCAGAGCTTGATATAGAAGAATTAAGAAAAAGTGAAAAAATTAATCTCAAGATTGTTGAAATTTTACAATCATTAAAAATGAAAAAATCCGCATAATTTACTAAAATTAACTTAATCATATATAATACTCAACATGAAGGTTGCGATTGGGTCTGATCATGCAGGTTTTGAATTAAAAGAAACTGTCTCCCATATGCTGAAAAACATAGGATACGAAGTTGTTGATATGGGCACAGGCTCCTCATGCTCTGTTGATTATCCAGACTATGCAGAGGCTGTTGCAAAAGCTGTATCTGAGGGTGCTGTTGAAAGGGGAATTCTGATATGTGGCACTGGTATAGGCATGTCAATTGTTGCAAATAAGTTTAAAAATGTCCGAGCAGCTCTCTGTAACGATCTTTTTACAGCAAAGATGTCAAGACTTCACAATGATGCCAACATTCTCTGCATTGGCGGAAGAGTTGTAGGAAAAGACCTTGCAATGGAAATAGTAAATGTCTGGTTTAACACTTCTTTTGAAGGTGGAAGACACATAAGAAGGCTTGAAAAAATAAATCTTATAGAAAGGAAGGTTCTTGATAAATGAAATGGAAATCTTTAAAAGACACTGATCCCGAAATTTATTCATTAATACTTAAGGAAAAAAAGAGAGAAAACAACAAAATCCTTATGATTGCTTCAGAAAATTATGCAAGTAAAGCGGTTATGGAAGCTCAGGGCTGTCTTTTTACAAATAAATATGCTGAAGGATATCCTGGCAGAAGATATTATGGAGGTTGCGAATATGCTGATGAGGTTGAAAGACTTGCTCAAGAAAGATGTAAGCAACTTTTTAATGCTCAGCATGTAAATGTTCAACCCCACTCTGG
Protein-coding sequences here:
- the rpiB gene encoding ribose 5-phosphate isomerase B, coding for MKVAIGSDHAGFELKETVSHMLKNIGYEVVDMGTGSSCSVDYPDYAEAVAKAVSEGAVERGILICGTGIGMSIVANKFKNVRAALCNDLFTAKMSRLHNDANILCIGGRVVGKDLAMEIVNVWFNTSFEGGRHIRRLEKINLIERKVLDK